The Molothrus ater isolate BHLD 08-10-18 breed brown headed cowbird chromosome 2, BPBGC_Mater_1.1, whole genome shotgun sequence DNA segment TGATATATTCTTCTGCTTTCACACTCCAGGATTCAGTTGTTCTGAACAGAAAGAGGTGGATCCTGTGAGAATAAATACTTGTCAGAGCATTTTTGTAGTGTTCACATGGTATAAAAAATGAGACTGGTATAGAATAAAATGTCAGTGAAAGGTATTTTATTGCTGGAATCCTAGCCAGCTTTGGTTGGTATGGTTGTATGCAATTAAGTCCCATGTCAGTGgaattatttgggatttttttaaagaagcacgagtgaaaaaaagcatttgtcaTGGGACCTGAAGTTTAAAGCATAAATTTTAGCTTCAGCAGTACTGCTATGCAGTAGAAtggcagagaggaaaacagagaagaaagcacaaaaatcGAGGAGCTGTGGAGAGAAGAGATAGGAAATTTGTCTTAAACTTTTAGTGCTATTTGGTATGGGATGCCACCTTGTGGAAGTTGTTAGGTTGTCATGTCTTTTATCAAATCTGACTTTTTACTCTTCAGGCACTAAAGAATCCCAGTTGCATAGATCAGCCTTTATAGCCCCTCCATCACCTGATATTTTATGTAATCTGAACTTCCAGTGTTACTCTGCCTTCCCTCATTTAAGAATTAGGTGTTTCTGACTATTTATAAGTAAACATAAACATGAACCTTCTGGAGTAATCTCCTAGCCGCCTTTCTCTTCTGGACCAAATCTCTTTCAAGGATTGTGCTGCAGGATTTTTTCAAATGGTTAAGAGACACTGGCTAAGGcttctttcttctatttcttttgcTACGATCTCATAATTGGTGTTGGATTCTGAGGTGTCATTCTTTATGGGCTGAGCTTTGTATTAATTGTATGTACTCCTTTTTGTCCTCTACTTGTCCTTCCTCTGTAAGCTTTTTTCCCTGAGCTTGCTCTTACCACCTCCTTGTTTATCTGAAGTGATCTATTGCTTTTGGCCTAATGATTCCAGAATTCATTGCACTCTTTCAAAACACTTGAGCTAAGGCTGTGACTTCAGAACTTAATAGAGTATGAAAGTCCAAGGAAGACATTTGTGAATGACCTTTGAAGTGTGAAATCAGGATCTTATGGAAAGTTACACTGAACAATTTTGGTCTTTGGTAGAAACTTCTTTGGAAACATTTACAGACTCATCCGTGGAGTGTCATGAAGTCATTGATTAAAGTGCCATCAGCTAATGGCaatggcagccctggcagcttaGAAATGTCATTTAATACTTTAAATGAATGTTGTGTGGTGAGAGCTGTTCCTGACTTCCTGAACCATTAAGCTctcagcccctgcctgcagtTTTCATCTAATGGTGGAAACAGCTGAACCACAGGGTGGATTCCTGAGTGAGCTTGAGGCACCAAAACTGCAGCAATTCAAGGACAGAGTAGATGAAATTTAAAGCAGGAGCAGTAGGGTGGCTGATTCCATGAGCTGCAGACAGTTTGAACCTGTGGCCATGTCCACTGGGTCCTGCAGCAGAATATGATCAGGTGGCTTCTGTTTTGCATCCCCCCAGAGCTCTTTACTACTCCAAGTTCAAACTGACCTTGCTGACATCTCATGAAAGGCAATGAGAAATCAATTCAAGCTCATTTAGTGGAGAGGACCAATttgaaggaaaagatgaaagtCCTACCCTGCCACATGCATGTGTGTATGTTTTGTACCAGTCTTTTCATAGGGATAGCTGGTGTTTGACTTTCTCCCACTACTCACATTCCTGTtgcagctgtgtccagctctaTGATAGGACACAGATGTTGTGACATTTATCCATACCTGGTGATGCAAAGCTCCCCAGCCACTCTGTGGAGTTACTGTGTGTTGAGTTTTGGAAGAAGAAGTGCTTCCCAGTCTCCTTACAAGAATCCTGAATGTTTCCTCTGTGTTACCCAGTGCATTTGTTACTCTGCTTCCCTTGGGAATGCCTGTGAGCATCTTGCATAAGGCTTGAGCTTCCTGTACATAATGTATCtagaaatctgattttaatgacattttgaGATCACTGACTATCAACACTAATGCTATGAGAACTTGTACTAAAACTCAACCTGGGTACTGTGACTGGGCATTTTATGACAAATATTTCCTGAAATTATGCTTTTGATTGTAAATGTCTTCAGGTCTTCCTTGCCTCCTGTAGGATAAGGCAATACAGGGCTGAATACTCTGAGACATTGCAGATGACTGCACAAATAAGTGCAACAGAACATTCgttcaaataatattttttattttcacagagaaaGATTGCACTGGGTTGCTGTTGGGACATCAATGGGTAGTTCTGGTTTAATGTGCTAAGTCTCTCAGAAGAGAATTCTGCCATCTAGTGGCTTTTAAATAGAATTATGAGTACAGGTGACGTGACCAAGTCTAAGTACaaacatttaatttcactttGTTTCAACATCAAGACACTGAGAGCATTACTTCAGAACATTTACCTGAGAACTTGCTTgtgaaattctttcttttcagagtTTTGAGGGAAGGAGACAATGACATTTCTGTTAATGGTGAGACCTTTCTTTTGTTTGTCTCTGCAGTTATGTGGCTGTGGTCTGCTGGGCGTAGGCATCTGGCTGTCAGTGTCACAAGGGAACTTCGCCACGTTTTCTCCCAGCTTCCCATCGCTTTCAGCTGCCAACCTAGTCATTGCCATTGGCACAGTGATCATGGTGACCGGCTTCCTGGGCTGCCTAGGTGCTATCAAGGAAAACAAGTGCCTGCTGTTGAGTGTAAGACATCGATATTCCTTTTCACTAAAAACAGTGGCTCTTGccttgtaattattttatttgaatgacCTGTGCAAAATAGTCTTGTGGCTCACTGTGACATTGTCCTTGGCTTTCAATCTTCTGTAGGCTTGCAGTACAACATCCCACAGCTTTGGTCACAGTGATATCAATGGTGTATTAGCAAATCTGTCCTTGTTACTATGTGCTCTAATGTATTAGGTAGCAAAGCAAATTGCTATCAGTCACTTCTGAATGGTTGAGCATGAACTGTAGGATCAACCTGGATACCCTTCTGGAAATGTCTGTTGGAAGGACTGACTGAAAAAATTTTTTGTTCAAAGCCTCTCATGGCTATTTTCTACATTGCTCTTATCTAAGGCCTTTGTCAGAGGATGGTGGAAACCATCTGAGCCAAAGTTAAGAAGTCAAGGTCTCTGCCAGGCCTTatcagtaaaaaataaatagtctGACCCTCAAAATTCTCTGACCAGCACTGAAGCACAGAGGTTGGGAACCTGTCTCAGAAAACACAGTGTGGATCTTCTCTCTTGCATAAACCCAGGAGGCTTCATCATTAGCTTCCCTGACTAATAATAGAAGGTTATATGGGGGAATATATAAtaccctcccccccccccatatAAATATCCCTCTCCAAAAAaaaggctggggagaggagaacCCCCCTGCAAGGAGATGCGTATTGTGGCAGAAGGTGGGAGGAGGGCTTTCAAGGCCGACGGGTTCAAATTCAGTCACAGCTTACAAATCCAGATGCTGTGACATTAAGGAGCAGATTTTCCTTGTGCAAAACTTTCTTATATGGCATTGGGGAACAGCTGGGCAGAATTCCTTAAACCACCTCAGAGAATTAAACTGGAGGCAAAATGTGCACCTAGTTTTTTGCTATCTGATTGCTTCGTTTTGTGTGTTGTACAGTTAGGAAAGCAGAGATTACTGTTGAAGTCCATGTGACTCACCCACACTAACTGCAACACcagcttcatttttaaaaaagattgtATATTCTTACGAGGTTctgcaaaagtaattttatacTACCATGACTGTCATGAGTTTCCAGTTGAAGAGCTAGCTGGGCTCCACACTGCTTCTTCCCCAGTGTCTGGGGGTCAGGTGCCATACCTGTCTGGAGTCCACCAGGGCATAAAGGCATGAAAATAAATGCCTACTTGGCCTGAAAAGTAGTGAGGAACAGCTAGAACTCACACTTGGGATGcctctgcagagagagaaatttcAGATACAGAGCTGGGAATTGAAGTGCTGAGTAATATGATGACTATTCCACAGTCACATGTGGTTCAAGCCCATCTGCTAGGGAATCATTTCTGAGGCACATCACATTCATCTTTGCGCTAAGGGATTTAGCATCTGTCCTGTAGTCTCTATGAAGGAAAGAGACTCCCAGGACTGTGTGCTGTCACAGCAGTCAAAAGGAGCAGGACAAAAGCATGGCTGAAACCTGCAACCTGGTAGTAACCAGGTTTACTCTCTACTTGGCAAGTGTGTATACActgtctcttttttctttgttctagTTTTTCATCGTTTTGCTGATAAttctcctggctgagctgaTATTAGtcattttattctttgtttatATGGACAAGGTAAGCAAATATGCCATATTGATTAAGTATCTTTACTAGCATGTAAACCAggtttagttttttgtttgatgAAAGTATGTGAGTTCCTGGATCTTCACTTTGGTGAAGGTTTAACCTTGAGATTTTGGCTGTTTATTGTAAGCTACTTCtgaagggggaggaggaagtgacgaggagaaaaagcaggagaCAAGTCCCTGAAATAAAACCATGGTCCAGAGCCTCCCTTTTCATCTTGTCCTGAAATCTTAGATAGCCTTCAACATGTTTGATGTCTGCAGGCTGATCATCTTGTAGTCCTGGGTTGTGGAAGGTCCTGTTTAAAACCTTATAGCTTCTTAGGGCCAGCCTTGGAACAGGACTGGAGGAGAGAGGCATGAGATATTCACAGGTTATTCCAAATGCCACCAGTTGTCTCACTTGACTGGGCAGTCCCAGAGAGTTTAGTGTGAGTGCAAAATGGATCAAGAGATAGTTTCTCATAAAGCCCATCTGTAGGAATCTGCTATCTTGGAGTGACTAAGTGACTTAAGCACAACTGGCTGGCCCATCAGATACATAACAGTGCAAAAGTGACTGGGGAACTGGAGACCTCTGCTAAACACAGGACAGAACCTTACAGTATGAATATGTCCAGATTTATTCTAAAACAGCTCCTCCCAGACCTTTATCTCTTCTCAGGTTGTCATTATGATGCCTGCTACTTTCAGGGAGCTGAGGTGAACTGCTGATTTTGACTGGGCTGTAAAAGAGGGATGAAACAGATCTTATAAAATCATTGACCTTTATGCCAGGACCATAATCCTTTCTCTTCTACCAGCTCACTACTGTCAGAGGCAAGGTACATTCCTGCCTGCATCCAGGACTCTGGGCTCAGactgaaattaaaacaagaaatggCACATCTCAGATATCCTGTTAAGCATTTCAGCTTTGTCTTCTAAAGAAAGAAGAGCACATTTGAAAGTCATAAATCCTGGGTCCAAGCTTGGTCccacaaggagaaaaacaatAACGTCTCTTTTCAACTGATTTTGTACTGGCTATTGACTGTAGCCTGCCTGAACCCATGCAAGAATAACTCCACTAAGGTTGGGAAGCCGGGACTCTGGGTTTGTGGTATTAGCAAATTAAAACAGGCCACAGGTTaaggcaggagaggctgctgtggtgtATTGCCAACAGCTGCCTCTGGCAAGGTTACAGCAAGCTCAGCAGAGATGCTGTTCATTTTCAGTTAGTTTTAATCAGATGATTCTGGCAGAGGTCTCCTATCTCAAGAGAATTAACCCACTGTTTTGCAATCTGAGGGAGAGACTAGGCCTTGACAGCTGCTTAAAGGTCCCAATGATTTATGAAGCTGAAGCTTTTTATCCATCTTAAGTTTGTGGTGAGAGAAGGTAAAAGATGGACATTTTCTATGTGTGTTTGTACCATTTAGTCCTTTCCTCTGAACAGCAGTGCATTGACTTCCTCTGTCTTCTACATGGTGCAGGTCAGTGAGAGTGCAAAGAAGGAtttgaaggaaggaatgaagctgtacaattcagaaaataatattgGACTGAAAAATGCATGGAATATCATTCAAGCAGAGGTAACAATAGTAAAAAAGTAACTATTTGGTCATCaaggctgctgcagtggcaTCCATACCTAGTCTAAAAGATGGCTAATGCAGGTTttgatttctgattttgttctCTTGAACATGCAGGGAATACTGTGAAACCGAGGATCAAAGCGTACTCTGTAAGGTGAAAGATGCTCACCTGTCTGGGATTCTCTGTGGCTATTACAGGCATAGAGATGATCTGTaagagcagagaggcagcaaaaCCTGCATGGGTGGCACTGCAGTTTTGGAAGGATTTTGCTTTTAGCAGTTGTGGGCTTATTACCTTGTTTTGGTGTTTGGGCCTGTGTCTCAAGAAGATTTGGGACTGGagccatttattttctttggttttgttttttctttgtgtttttcaaTATTTGCTTTAGGTGATCAGCAACTACAGAATACCTTAAAACTACCAAAGTGTTGTGGTGAactttttgaaaatacagaGTGGTTTAGTGGAAATAAAAGTTTGTGGTTGTGCGTGATTTACAAATTGTGCTAGTTAATTTATTAATCCTTTACTTCTGCACAGATGAAATGCTGTGGTGTAAATGACTATACGGATTGGTACCCAGTGCTGGGAGAAAACATTGTTCCAGACCGATGTTGTATGGAAAACTCCCAAGACTGTGGACGGAACTCTACTGAATCACTGTGGAAAACGGTAAGGCTCACTTTGCCCAGGTCAAGTCTTAGGTAGGGGTGGGAAGGAACAAAATAGAGGGAATgcacatgaaagaaaatgtgacCTTGGGGTTTCAATTTTCATCTTTCATCATTTCAGGGATGTTATGAGAAAGTCATGAGCTGGTTTGATGACAATAAGCATGTCCTCGGCTCGATTGGGATGTGTGTCCTCATAATGCAGGTAATACCGGTCTGATGTTTTTCAACATGCCTTTGATTTGCTGTCAGCATTCTTGGCTCTGCTGTGTGAAAAGTGATGCTCAACTGCTTTGAGTTAGAATCTTATTTCAAAAATGTCAGATTTATTTATGAGTTAATTTAAGGCCATATGCTCAGAAGGAAGCAGGTCAGTAATTGGTCCTGCAAAGAAGACATGCTACACTGGGGTTTTGCTTGCCCGTATTTTGACTTCAGGGTACCTCTTTGGAGTTCCCATATTAAGCCATCTGTTACACTGTCCTTTCAGGAACTGgttgatttttcattttgaaagcaaGTTCTAGAAATTACCAAATTAGTCAAATCATGGCCACTGAAC contains these protein-coding regions:
- the TSPAN9 gene encoding tetraspanin-9 isoform X2, yielding MQDRMPSSPPPGVECCWLKLASAMANAHKFKKCNMARGCLCCLKYMMFLFNLIFWLCGCGLLGVGIWLSVSQGNFATFSPSFPSLSAANLVIAIGTVIMVTGFLGCLGAIKENKCLLLSFFIVLLIILLAELILVILFFVYMDKVSESAKKDLKEGMKLYNSENNIGLKNAWNIIQAEMKCCGVNDYTDWYPVLGENIVPDRCCMENSQDCGRNSTESLWKTGCYEKVMSWFDDNKHVLGSIGMCVLIMQILGMAFSMTLFQQIHRTGKKYDA
- the TSPAN9 gene encoding tetraspanin-9 isoform X3; the encoded protein is MARGCLCCLKYMMFLFNLIFWLCGCGLLGVGIWLSVSQGNFATFSPSFPSLSAANLVIAIGTVIMVTGFLGCLGAIKENKCLLLSFFIVLLIILLAELILVILFFVYMDKVSESAKKDLKEGMKLYNSENNIGLKNAWNIIQAEMKCCGVNDYTDWYPVLGENIVPDRCCMENSQDCGRNSTESLWKTGCYEKVMSWFDDNKHVLGSIGMCVLIMQILGMAFSMTLFQQIHRTGKKYDA
- the TSPAN9 gene encoding tetraspanin-9 isoform X1 translates to MEKSSSEDSSIHRSPSLDSKDSDFAKPSTSGRQFGRGFTAGAFYGTTGSRTQSHTGVGTGTGAGTGTGVKSEKYSAPKGSKYVVFYLDLSFVFLLEFKKCNMARGCLCCLKYMMFLFNLIFWLCGCGLLGVGIWLSVSQGNFATFSPSFPSLSAANLVIAIGTVIMVTGFLGCLGAIKENKCLLLSFFIVLLIILLAELILVILFFVYMDKVSESAKKDLKEGMKLYNSENNIGLKNAWNIIQAEMKCCGVNDYTDWYPVLGENIVPDRCCMENSQDCGRNSTESLWKTGCYEKVMSWFDDNKHVLGSIGMCVLIMQILGMAFSMTLFQQIHRTGKKYDA